CGGTGTGTAAGGATAGCTGTAATGGATTGCATACAGAGCTGCTCGGAAGCTCATTCGTTTGATTGAGTATATACAGGACAATAAATAATCTAGTCTATCTAGGGTTATGTCAGAACGTTGTTTCCGTTCATTTTATCAAACAGTTGTTTGCCGACTTCGTAAGACGAAATCATGATTGCACACGAGGGAGCTACCTTTAAGATTCGAGGCACACTTCCGACATACAGAGATCCGAGTCCCTCTTCCCGAACCATTTTAGTGAGCAGTGGGATCATGGACATTTGGCCAGCTGATTCACAAGATGCAATTTGTCGTCTGGTCTTTCCCACATCAAATGGTTGAGTGATGATGGACGCCAGAGCTCCAGCTGCCGACCCAGCAATGAAAGAAGGGGTAAAAGCATCTACACTTCCGTGGAAGTATTGTGTTCGGAGGAGTTTTGCCTTGAAGGTCTCGTAGGCCGACCAGTAGACTCCTGAGAAGGGCACGTCTCTCCACAGGGTGAGTACCAGACCTCTCCACAGAGACCGGTATCCGTCCTGGGCAATCATGGTTTTCATACCTGTGAGTGTTTTTTGAAACGCCAATTGCGACGACGATTCAAAGGGGTATGATTGTAAACGTGTTCTGAAGAGTTCCATGGGTGAGATGACTGTAGCAGAAAGAGTTCGGGCAAGAGCTCCACAGACCAGAGGATTAATAACCTCCGACCTGATAGGCGACCAGTCTCTCAGATACTCGTATCCAATGAAATAGAGCACCGTTGAAGGTGCTGCCATCATCAGAGTGAGCGACAAACCTCTCCAGAGTGCCTGGATTCCCTCGTATTTGTAAATGGTTCGCATTCCCTGCCAGGTTCCCGAGAATCGCATCTGTTTGGCATGCTCTACAGCACACCGGTCCACTTCGGACGCTACGCAGTAGTCCACCGATGTGGGGAACCAAAACACCTCCTTGCAGCATGCTGTGACACCCAGGCCCTTTGGTAGGGTGGCGACATTGATAGGGTGTAGCTTATGAGCCTTGAGCGCAGACAGGTTTGTTTTAGGCGATGGGGCCTCAATTTTCGAGTGCGGAGGTAGCATGTTGGGAGCCTGGGCGGCACTCTCCGCAGCAGACAGTGCGCTTTGCTGTTGGAGTCGCACACGCACCACATCGAATGGTGTGACTATTAGAGACGTGATGATTGATCCGGTGCATGCAGAGAGGATTTTTTGGCCTACCGTCACCGAGGGCACGGGAGGTGTCAACGGGCTGGTTGGAGGAACAAAAGCCTCGTCTGGACGATGCTGGTGGATTTTGTGTACCA
This genomic interval from Yarrowia lipolytica chromosome 1E, complete sequence contains the following:
- a CDS encoding uncharacterized protein (Compare to YALI0E06897g, similar to uniprot|P53320 Saccharomyces cerevisiae YGR257c, similar to Saccharomyces cerevisiae MTM1 (YGR257C); ancestral locus Anc_5.53); its protein translation is MPPLVHKIHQHRPDEAFVPPTSPLTPPVPSVTVGQKILSACTGSIITSLIVTPFDVVRVRLQQQSALSAAESAAQAPNMLPPHSKIEAPSPKTNLSALKAHKLHPINVATLPKGLGVTACCKEVFWFPTSVDYCVASEVDRCAVEHAKQMRFSGTWQGMRTIYKYEGIQALWRGLSLTLMMAAPSTVLYFIGYEYLRDWSPIRSEVINPLVCGALARTLSATVISPMELFRTRLQSYPFESSSQLAFQKTLTGMKTMIAQDGYRSLWRGLVLTLWRDVPFSGVYWSAYETFKAKLLRTQYFHGSVDAFTPSFIAGSAAGALASIITQPFDVGKTRRQIASCESAGQMSMIPLLTKMVREEGLGSLYVGSVPRILKVAPSCAIMISSYEVGKQLFDKMNGNNVLT